Below is a genomic region from Henckelia pumila isolate YLH828 chromosome 3, ASM3356847v2, whole genome shotgun sequence.
TTCTATGTCAGACGCGAGCGCGAGTTTCAGAGTCTGAAAATTCGGAAATCCCTTGTGGCATAAGGAATCTAATTATTATGAgatccaaacactataaatagaggattttaatatttttgaagggTTCCAGATTTTCCAGAAGCAGAGGACGCGCAAGGAGTCTactgcttgggagaagatttctttcttttcttttatttttattttcaattcatgattaaaaactttgaTTGGGAATTATGTTAaattttgagtagtttttctttttcgatcaaggccacgtgattgatccagacaaatttatgtagaaaacttgtttGTTTATTCGAGAATTTTcaaacttgattttattttattgactatcgaatttatatttgtcttgtgaatttcctggccagttatttgcttgcatgttaattgattccaattcaacagagaaggttttgattttgattactttgataatcaacatattgtaaaaccaactagaaatagaatttggtttcattatgcggtttgggtgtaaactaaattttcactgttattcatgcattcaaatttgattagaattatgaaagatttatccgtcaatatttgaataggtctgattgttctagaaatagtcatttgaacaagataggagaactcctgtgaattaaaattaaatctgagtcttgaatcgacGACTTGTTAtataatttgtctggtacctacgtgtgtccttgatcgagcttttcccaaattGAATTCAGCCTTTACTATTTGTTGCATTTtagtgaatttattttatttgaaattttagttattattttaatatatgaattcactctttttgattagtcaagattaagtagaaataattatattttggtagtcatatttatacagttcCTGTGAGTTCGATACTTTGGCTCTCTGTCCATTTtgctattacttgacctagtgcacttgtaAGTTgataccgatttagccggtcaagtttttggcgccgtttctgGGGACTGTttgtgatatcagaatttttgttTCTCTTGAAATTAGactgtattttaatttattttattaaattccaaaatctcttcttttctttgaaattttcaggTACTCATCTGCTAGACGAAGAGATGGAGGACAATCGTACTGTTTGGGATCTGATTAGGCCTCCTGTTGAAGGATATGGATCTAGCctcgttcgccccgctgttgaggcgaacaattttgatCTGAAACTCTCTACTATTCACATGATCCAACTTCAAGCACGTTTTGGAGGCAATTCCATGGAGGATCCTTATGCTCATCCGGAGCAATTCCTATCGATCTGTGACACGTTCAAATTTATTGGGGTAACCTCTGATGCAGTGAGAATgtggttattcccattctctctacaaggtaAAGAGACTGAGTGGCTCGATGATCTACCTACAGGATCTATCACCACCTGGACTGAGCTTGTTCAAATCTTCTTGAACAAGTacttccctcctacgaagatggcaaaATTGTTTTcagatattatatctttcaagaAAAAGGAGGGTGAATCTTTACATGCGGCATGGATCAGattcaagaagatgttgaggatgcgtcctcaacataatcttactcaaagccAGAAGACTCAGACCTTCTACAATGTGGCAGATCAATCAGTTAGATCCATGTTGGATGCTACTGCTAATGGATGCTTATTCAAGAAGACGCCAGCAAACACTTGGGAAATCATTGGcaacatggcagagagtaaTAAAGGGTGGCCGGATGTGAAGAAAGAGAAGGTGGCTggagttctagaggtcgatgctttaaTGGCCTTGAATGCaaggattgatgctctgacacACCAAGTGGCACTTATGAATGTAGCGCCACTAAATCATGTACAAGGGAATATGCAAGAAGAGCAGCAGCTGTTTGAAGTTTAAGCGGCTAATTTTGCAGAAAATCAAGGACGACAGtcgtacaactcctacaacaacaactataatcaaaactggcagcccaagcaagaggagaaaaagcagagttttgaggagatcatgatgaaatatgtggctgGTACTGAGGCTTGCTTACAGAATCAGGAAAGTATGCTGCAGAAGTTAGAAATTCAGATGGGTCAGATCGCAACCCAATTGTCAACTCGTCCTGCTGGAGCTTTACCAAGTAACACTGAAACAAACCCCAGAGGTGTTAATGTTATCATGGTCGTGACTCGAGCACAGTCTGAGGAGCAGTAGAGGGACGAAGAAAAGATGATGGAGGggccaaaaaattcaaattccaaGGAGGATATGCGTGCTGAAAATTCCTCAATGGCagataagaaaggtaagactttaaaatttgaagttaatgatgatgttgatatttctactttaccttttccccatagagctaagcaattattatttgatcatcactttaaaaagtttcttgaaattttcaagaaactgcatattaacataagttttgcagacgctttagctcagatgccgaactATGCAAAATTTCTGAAGGACTTGCTGAAGAATAAAAAGAAGCTGAAAGATCTGGCGCAAGAAACAATGAATGAGGAGTGCTTGGCAGTGTTGCAAAATAGGCTCCCACCAAAAtttcaagatccagggagtttttctataccttgCCAAATTGGAAATTTATCATTGAAAAATATTCTGTGTGATTTAGGATCGAGCATAAATTTAATGTATTATTCACTTGCTCAAAAATTAGgtatagaaaatattgaacctgtctctatctctctcaaatttgctaatggatctattaaatatccAAGAGGGATAGTggagaatgtcctagtcaagattgATCACTTTATTTATCCcgttgattttgttattcttgatatGGATGAGGATTATGAGGTTCCACTGATTCTAGGGCGTCcgtttcttgctgctagtagggcCTTAATTGATGTGAAAAAAGGAGAGTTGGTGTATAGAGTGAATGATGAGCAAGTAGTGTTTAATATGTTTAAGTCGTCTAGCGATagcacaaatttaaaatattgctTTTCTGTCAATTTTATTGATGTGATTCATGATGTTGGGAAATGCCAGCAAGTTTAGCTCTCTGAAGGCAAAGGTCCCTTGCAAAATTTCTATAAAGGTGAAGCGTGCAGTTGCAGGACTGGGCTGAATTTTTCCAAGACAGTGCATAAGCCACCTTGAATGtcgccactcaagagaggaatatagtcgggctatagactataaatttagtgctggctgggaggcaacccagtgttctttacttttctttttagtttatttttgcgtatttttattttaatttttatctttatttgatttttgtttctttcccatgccaatTTTTTATGCCTGCCGATATACCCATTCTGCTGCTGCCGTCCCAAATGATACTGttaagaaggaagaggatgaagcATAAACctggggagtgttatttttgttttcattgtgtttttgttcatcttgcatttgtgtgtttgttcatgcattatgttcattgtttctgaagcattgagggcaatgctttggataagtatggggggtagactagtttattttattgtttgttgtgcttatgttgcattagtaatgttttgtgtttgtttgcatctagtctatttttgttgtttgttttgtcttacatgagtaggatgagtcataatagccaatgatgatgaagtttatttgaaaaaattggatttttgaaaaaaatttgctctttacttgacatgagaaa
It encodes:
- the LOC140889099 gene encoding uncharacterized protein; its protein translation is MEGPKNSNSKEDMRAENSSMADKKDALAQMPNYAKFLKDLLKNKKKLKDLAQETMNEECLAVLQNRLPPKFQDPGSFSIPCQIGNLSLKNILGIVENVLVKIDHFIYPVDFVILDMDEDYEVPLILGRPFLAASRALIDVKKGELVYRVNDEQVVFNMFKSSSDSTNLKYCFSVNFIDVIHDVGKCQQV